ccGCATGATAACCAATGCACCCTGGTTCGTGCCTAACGATCTATTACATCGCGACCTACGCATGCCCACTGTAAAACAAGAAATTGTACGCTATACTAGAGCGTACAAGGAGCGTATAGAACAACACCCAAATTCACTGGCCCGGTCACTTATGTCAAATCAGACCAATGCGCGACGCTTAAAGCGTAAAATACCTCAAGACCTCATACAATCGCAGTAAATATAGTTACTGTTGTAACAATAAGGATGTGACACAGGTTACATGCCGTGCGCGCCAGCATTATAAGCACCAACCAGCATACTGCTGAATGTCCCCCAAGGAGACAGATTGCAGTAACTgaaggaacaaaaaaaaaaaaaaaaaattttcaatgtacagaattgacccttctacagatttattatatgtatataatagaTTAGACCTTGTTAAGAAACcccaacatttttatatttaccgCCAGTTTGAAAAGCAGTTTCTATAGAGAATAAATGGAATTTTACAACTTATGTTTTACAGCATTAAAAAACTCtctataaatgaaaaaatcttaaaaagaCGTGGCCGCATGTTTCTTTTATATAAgaagactagctttccgcccgcggcttcgcacgctttgcctaaaacctaataaattatataccaaaaccttcctcttgaatcactctatctgttaaaaaaaccgcatcaaaatccgttgcgtagttttaaagatttaagcatacaacgggacatagggacagagaaagcgactttgttttatactatgtagtgattaacaACCTATCCCCAGacctattataaatacatattatatttacaaaaaaatttataaaatcgcATATCAAAGCTTTTCGCAAGTGccataataatacataatatacattgcCTATTTGcacaaaattaatgtttgatttcattttattgacAATAATTTTTGAGATTAAGAGCATGTAATCGCGAAATAAAACCTATTTTGAAGATTCGTTTCCTATATGAAAGCTGGTGACTACTGTGTTGGCCCATTTACATTTAGTCTAGTTCTGACAAGTGCTTTTtgtcttttattaaaataaaaaataaacataaaatatttattagcaaattttacatattcggTTCACAATGTTGCCTTCTGAACTAGGTTATTAACTGTGTCTCAGAAAACAGTGCCTTCCCTTATAAgttcatacaaatattattaaatagataaacagAATATTGTTATTTGAGCCCTTATGAATATGAATATGAATATGTACTTACAATCCAAGTGCCTTCAAATCGCGTGGGGTGCATAACTTTAAGATATAGAGTAGCACATCATCAGAGAGATCTAATAAATTGACTCTTTGGTAACCATTTTTGTATAGTGACATATCTGTAACAGAAAAAGATAATTAGttttaatacctattaaatGAAATTCTCAAAAATTTTAGTGTGCATATTGGACAGGTCTGATAAAACAGACAACATCCAGAAAAATACTCCACATACCAAGTATGGAGAAATAGGTGGAGGTACTACATAAATATCAACTTTTGAATGACCAAAAAGacatattacatactagcTGTGCACTGCGATTTCACCCACAGttctccgcttctgttggtattagcgagatgatattttagcctatagccttccttgataaatgggctatctaacaccaaaagatttttcaaattggaccagtagttcctgagattagtgcgttcaaacaaacaaactcttcagctttataatattagtatagaagtatagataatttttcTATATCTTATGATATATATTCGATACAGTACAGAATTCTACTAGAACTAGACAGTTTAATTTCAAGTTAAATTTCAaatgtacctaggtatgtTTCCCATTTACACAAAAACAGCTcattaaatctaaattaaatttttcacaCAAGTAGCTACCATGGATTGGTCCAAGATGCATTTTTGACTAATCCCAGACAACGACAGAGTAAGGTAGCTAGtgtttactaaaaatacattgatgcataaaagtaataagtcCTGCAACATGCTATAAATTCGTTAAAAATTCGATAAGCAAGGACACCGTCGTCATTCGTTATAGATATGGTACGTATGATGCACTCGGAGATCTGTATTGATTTTAACTAATTATAAGGACAAAGCGTCGTCGTCCCCCGCCACCCTGCGTTGCGTCGATGCACAATCGAAATTGCATATTCATTTAcctaacaaaataaacaaatgtaaACAAACTAACCGTCCTGGATACAGCCGCTATCATCCATCTCCTGCTTTATTTCACTCTCGACTTGCGTTGTCTCCATATTAGCGACAACACACACAATCACATACAATCGGCGTTGCGAATATATTACTCCAAAAATACACACCAAACAAAGAACACAGGATGCACAAAGGCACCGCTGTCAAGCAGCGCGCCGGTTAGTGATCCCGGTAAACTGTTTATTTGATGCAATTGGAATCTTTCCAAGAGGGTAAGCGTTTCATTTCATCAAAACCCTTGCAcaaaaacatgaaaataaaaactgacTTGACAAATGTCAAATATATCATCAATGTTTTTTACGCTTGCGTAGTAGCAGAGACTCGCCctttcgttttttatttgaaaaaagtttatttaacagaCACAATGCCGTAATAAATGGTgactttaaactttaaacagGTATGTAAAACggttaaaataactatttggCGTTTTATGTATCCAgaaggaaataatattttcacagtaattaaataaagtaatgCAAGATAATATCATCAGATTATTGATGGCTATGTAATTGTTAAAATGGTATGTTTATTCTGTTCCAAATGGGGTTGATACCATTTTCCCGAGTGCTGTTgccttagagtatatattacaatagtatagagcgagtgtattgcacaaattgcaTAGTGCGCATCGTAGGCAGATGAgatatagatactatatagatgtgtgtgtgacaaatagggatgggtagatatcaattgcgtgttgaactatcgataagttatgtaaataaatatgtatcataagtaaattttatgttcaatatgttattaaaggaaaaatatatgaataaagtataaatatgtaattttaaatttgtttaccaactgaataacgtttgtttattccatttgaatattaaatattatataagaaattttcttgtattaattattataagtactttaaaaaaatatgtttgattggaatatcagaaaaacgtgagtactttttaaataataaagttaataaaataaaagatcgggtttagtgctatttatttaataataaatcaaacaataataataatgttttaaaaatggtaaaaaatattaaggaataattaataatttaaaatgataatataataaataatattaataattttttttatttaattttatccattctactatcaaaatcttcaatatcaatttagcggttcagaaaatatatcgtaacattacatactttacatttacactataatacattcgcattcataatttagaaagtgtatcatacaaaacacaccacagagagttttaattttaaagttaaataaataatttgttaaaatatagttcttctagtaaactttatatcgagtacagcgttggtcaggtcacatcactacgatcacgtggcggcagtgaggcgcgcgagcgagcctgcgcgtgtccgcctcccACCTACTCTTCACCCCCGCGatgctagatttattttcataaaatgatgTATAACAATCGACTGACTGATGAAATGTGATAgtggatttcaattttgtgtattctctagtatcgtttttgcaagatagaactgcacatttcaccacgtttattcgtaaatatgaaaaaaatccagagcaacgcacttcgtgagcactcaaccacgactgcgagcgctcgcggcgggagcgtcgtgttgttcccacctgtgcctactgttcccacttggttgttcgcactctatagatagtatatatactctaaggcTGTTGCGTTgcgcgtttttttttatatagcttTTAAGGTGCTTccatgtatttatttgtataatatttttatctgtatttattcGAACAGGGATTTTTTTATGGCAATAAATTAGCTCTGTCACTTTCATGTGGACTTTGACGTTGTCAAACTGATGTTTTCTTTTGAACATGCGTTTTGATAAACACGAGTGTTATTTTCCAAGATctgaataaaactaaattgtaAACACCATGGCGAAATCTATACGCAGTAAATGGAAGCGAAAATGCCGTGCGATCAAACGCGAACGTTACGCAGTGAAAGAATTAGCCAGATTGAAGAAAATGCTTGGTGTTAAGGAGGAAGAAAAAGTTACAGAAAATGAGGTTATGGAATCTGACCAAGTAATATATTTCGATGCTGCCCAGTTGAAAAAAgacaaaaagaagaaaaataaaaaggaacAGGAACCCGAGGAAGACCCAGACGTCGAAATGAGTTCGGATGACGAAAAAGTTGAGGTTGCCGATGAAAAAGGAGAAAAACGAGTTTTCAGCACAAAAACATTGAAAGATCAAAACGGACAGTACCCAGTGTGGCTACATAAGAGAAAAATCGCGAAATTAACGAACAGCaagaaaaaattgaaaaggaaaacaaagaagcgtaaataaataaatgatagtTTTAGAAAttcttgatttttatttataaacattaaattgcAAGAAAATATGCATAATTTTGCTATGTTGTATGGTTATGGATTGTTACtattggtatttattttattttatttaccaacACATCTTATTCCATACTAGCTTGCctccgcggcttcacccgctttgtctaaaacataataaattatatactaaaactttcctcttgaatcactctatttattaaaaaaaccgcatcaaaatccgtaaagatttaaacatacaaagggacagagagcgactgttttatactatgtagtgaagaatATGATTACTGagcatatttaataataatattgtggtAATTTTATATTGCCTTGAAGGCTTGATACAATATAAAGTTGTATAGATAGAATAAAACCTACAACAGATAGTttgaaagaatattttttattttgtttcttggtATTACAAgttgaaataataacaaatagaTTTTAAGCTATAACAATCTTTTAATCATCCTAATAATCGCTTCTCACTATAGATCtcatttttacttatttaaaatcaattcttACAAACAAGTTCCCCTCTTTAGAGCGGCTGTATACacagctcgagcagttaacagctgagcgacgtacacggactgctcaAGTGGTCGCTACAAACCgcgcagttgacggcttgaagtgcacagctcgagcagtccgtgtaaggcagtgaatgaatgtctatagttcaccgcgcggtgGCGGCTTCAAGCCGTCTGTCTTAACTGCTTGAAGCTGTCTGTGTACGGCCTTACACAAAAACGTAGATATATTAACAATTATGCTTAcatttataagatttaaaactattacaacaatatttaattaatttttattcagtcTTTTCAGGGAAATGGGaagataactttatttttaaaatatgaaatacttAACATTAGTTCATATCCtgaaagtaataattaattgcaaaaatatagtaaacttCTCAACTGATTTAAACAAAGTTATTTGATTTCTTATAAAAGTACTAGatatccgcccgcggcttcgctcgcgttttcaaaggaaaacctgcatagttccatttcccgtgggatttccgggataaaacctatcctatatgttaACTTGGTTACcgtctatatgtgtgctaaatttcattgtaatcggttcagtagtatttgcgtgaaagagtaacaaacacacacacacacatcctcacaaactttcacatttataacattagtaggATATCCtgaatgtaattataaattgcaaaaaaatagtaaacttCTCAACTGATTTAAACAAAGTTATTTGATTTCTTATAGaagtaagttatttattttatttttttaaaacatttataaatattctcaAAGCAATAGAGTTTCAGCTgaagttaaatttttaatatcatctCACATTAGGAGCTTAGATGAGATAAGGAGAGTGGCGGGGCCGCTATGGCTACGGAAGGCGAAAGAAGGAACGTGGCGAGTGGAAGCGCTAAACATCGAGTTGCGGAGAAATGCccgtattattattatcatctcACATAAGTTTTTGTCCGTTTCTCCTAATTTCAagtacaacaaaaaatatgaaggAAATTTTTGGAGTGAAATGATgaaattatactattatttataactaactAGCTAAccgaccgcggcttcgcccgctttgtctaaaacctaataaattatatacaaaaacgctcctcttgaatcactctatctattaaaaaaaaccgcatcaaaatccgttgcgtagttttaaagatttaagcatacaaagggacatagggacagagaaagcgactttgttttatactaggtatgtTGTGATGAagatacttattatttatattatgacaaaCACAGTTTCTGAAAGCCTGTCACATCTACATAGTACAAAGCAGTCGCTTCCTGCGTCTGTCCTAATGTCTATGTATACTTTAGATCttaaaactacacaatattgatgctatttttataatagatagagtgattcaaaatgtatgttttataagttttttaggttttagatTAAGCGGGTGAAGCCATGGGCGCAAAACTAGTACAGGAACACATTTAAGTAGGGATTAAGTATGATTAGAGACGTTCTTAACATCAAATACTCAATTCAGACACCGTTAAGTAAAAGATTTAGTTGCATCCAGCACAACTCATTCTAACGGTTGGTACGTAAACGATCGCAGTTTGGCTTTCTTGAGTTCTGCTATATGTCCCTCTGCTGAGAGGTGTCTCATCAAGGTGCGCGTTGGAACGACCACATTGCATATAGTACAATAGCATATGTCACTTTCTATCTGTAAAAATAGGCAAATGagtaacatattataagaaagtgataatatgtaatatattttatttattaattatttattacactttaatatgctatttaataatacaaattacgtaataactcaggccccggaatcacagacacaatagaaaatctattgtgtcgtggaccgatccgGCCtgtcggggctcaatgggctaaaacaaaaacttatagCTAAACTAGCACATATGGCGACTTTATCACTAaagagtgatctcttccaggcaacatACAAACATTGATTTAGATCTATGAAAAAATCTATAACTTAAtattagcttttttatatattcatgTTTAATGTTTTGGACAAGGCATTTTATCAAGTATAAATCatgtaatattgtttatttctgGGCAATAAAGTGGCAAGCTACTAGGTGAAAAAAACTgaagaaaattaaagttaACCAACTAAAGCAGATAAAAATTtgtaagtaaaaattaaataaaatcaaattttagtTTAACTCAAGTGTTGGCTGCTTTTCATGAATATAGATAGTACACAAAGAAAGAAATCATACTGAAAAAAATCCATTAATGCGATTGGTAGTTttgaacttttaaaaaaactatatgTTTTCATATGAAAAATTTTCGAGTTTTGTGCAACAGACTACAAAAAGTTACGTGCTTTATAAGAAAAATCTATGTATACCTGGCGTATCAAATTCTCAGCAAAATCCTCTTTATGTGGGTACAAGATCATCAATTGCTTATGATTATGTGATCTCTTATGATTTTCCTTGTCATCCTTAGCCAAATTAAATTCGTCGTTACAAATcacacatttataaatattactacAAGTTATGATCCCATGATACGAGTCGGAAGATACAACGAGTTTTTTACCGTTCTTCAAAGTCAGTATCATGTAATCTTCTGTATCAATAGAAATAGTGTTATTGTTCTTTTCAACGTTCTTTTCAACTTGTTTTGGTCGTCGCATTAACGGAatcgacattttttttaatttataaattggtGACCTGTGGGTTACACTGAACactttaacttttaaatcgttaatattcaacataatatactcaattcataaaaatattaaaaactttgcAGGTCGCacgaaaattcaaaattagtGTGGGTCAaatgtcaataaaaaaatgtttacgtCATATTATTGAGGGATATTCGAATTAACTACATGTCTTTTGGAATATAGgatcttttttaaaaaaatgggACTTTTTGTCATAAATGATGCGAACTTACGATTCGAACTTGATGCGAAGCATACacgaatatgtatttataaaaaatagctgTCTTTTTACAACCATTGATGTACAACCAAGTgagttatgtattttttttttgggtcattaaacagtttatttttttatggctTTTCTTTGTAATATgattcaaattataatatgtaattaaaattgtctaccttataaatttacaaaggtattttttttttgacggGTTTTTGatcaatttatatattatacagggtgtccggACATGACATACCGATATTTGAAGGGGCTATTCTCCAGGTATTTTTATCGACAATTCAACCCCTCTACAGTCCCCTACCTCACCCCCCTCAAAATGGCCGCCATTTTAATCTTAACCTATCAATTCGGATAGtgaattgaaaattgtaataacttCGAAAGTGAGTGTCACAAAATACtaaatttggttttatttgAACAATATCAAGTTATTCTAGGGACcactaaacaaatttaattgataagaGTGATGAaacatactttaaaaaatacgaaaaccgcaaaaaaacataaaaaattccGGTGAGGTAGGGGACTGTAGAGGGGTTGAATTGTTGATAAAAATACCTGGAGAATAGCCCCTTCAAATATCGGTATGTCATGTCCGGACACACTGTATAATTAACTACCCTCTTGTcaaataatacttacaaacGCCGTGATTATCGGCATTATCATAATTCAATTTGCGCAAACAGGAGGTACGTAACGATGTGTTGCATCTTCCAACAGCTGGCATACCATGCACAATTCTGCGACCTTAGGGATTTGGTTTGTAAACAGGCAAAGAAGAAAACAAAGTAGGTATGtcacttttttattgttgatataaatacaaatgaaaAACAGAATCAAGCTAATTACGGCGCCGCTGTCTTCAGAGAAACGTAGTGTGGGAGAGGCTCTAAGGGGAGAGGAATTAGCATTGATGtaagttttgtttataataataattaattgtccACTTTATTATGTTCGACTTAAAATCCAGCATCGTACGAACGCACttgttatatttcaaatttaattaaattaaagtatctAGAATTGATAATTTATACTCTTGATGGAACTGCATTTAATAGTTAACTAACTGCGtgccgcggtttcacctgcgtgGCTCcgatcctgttggtcttagcttagcgtgatgatatattatagtctatagccttcctcaataaatgtgCTAGTTAAcattgaaagaatttttcaaatcggacctgtagttcctgagattagcgcgttcaaacaaacaaactctccaGCTTTATAACAGTAGTATAGATTCAAATACCCTGATGATGATTTATCGATACCGGTCGTagctttttgtaataaaaatctatataaaaGTGGAACTAGTAAAATGTGtttctttaaaactttataattaatgtaattttgccgtatcgtttaaaaataaccattagttaacttttatatttaaaaatcatggtcCGCTTTTCATAACCTCATTCACTTTATCATGATACTCCTCGTATTCGGAGGAAGattgaaaaacaaacattttatccCCTTCTTCTCTTACTGTCTTTTTTCCATGTAGATCCTTTTGCTTGCTAGAAAATATATCTTCAGGTGTCGTTGCGTCAGTTTGTATAATTTCtttttctgttatttttttgGCTTCATGTTCTTCATCTTCTATGACGTCACCACTTTCACTTTCATCGGAATCGTTTTGCTTTTCTTCTGtttcattcattattatttctgGATTATCATCTTTTGCATTAACATCTATATCAAGATTATCTTTTGTTTTCGCTATGGAATCTTTGTCTTTGGTATCTGTTGTAGTTTCATTTTCACTCCAAATTTCTAATTTTGCGGGATCTTTTTTGATATTGCCAATaagtttcttatattttaatgtcaaATCGCTCAAGGAATTagaattaacattattttcatgCTCTTTactaattaatgtaaaactaTCTCTgcgtattttataaacatcgtTATTTTGATTTGTAGCTTCTGTTTTTTGAGTGTTGTCCTTGTTAAACGCactattttgtaatttaattattccttCTATTGTTTTCTCAGCAATCATTTCAGCcactttattaaatttacttgATAAAAGCACTTTTTCGATGAATTTGTCAATTTTTAGAGTATCATTTTGGGTTGTAACTAGCCTTACATCCaggattaaataatatatggaAACTAttcctgaaaataaaaaatatccgaTAGTAAAAAGCGTAGGGGTTACCATGATAGCAGTATATTTTCCAATGTAGAAAGGTTGGCGTTAGATGACCTATATgctctattatttttccacACTCgaattaatctatactaatattataaagaggaaaggtttgtatgtatgtatgtatggttttcacgcactactgaaccgattaagtacaatgaaatttagcacacatatagagggtaacttggattaacacatatgataggttttatcccggaaatcccacgggaatgggaactatgcgggttttcctttgaaaacgcgggcgaagccgcaggtggAAATCTAGTTCTGCTTTATGTACAAATAAGATCTGCAGCACGGCAACCAAGTcgatcaaaaaaaaaacggcAACATCATCTTGAAGCAATTCATGCCATTTTGACCCCATATAACTTTGtggataaaaaatgttatactcACTAAGCGAAAAGCAAGCTGTGTTacacatttttacatttttagattaaattatattgcatcataaatgttttatgttaacattaaattgtatagataacaatattgaattttatatttactcaCTGCGCTATTctacaatttgttttattttcatttgagTATTCTATAAACAAAGTCAACAGTACAAACAAACAGCCACAATCGAATATTAAAAGGTCGCAAAATTGTCCAAGCAGcgttgtaataaaaattcattcaaatttGCACCTTATTTCATTGCAATAATGTTCAAAGTTTATCGCATCACTCATTAGAGAACTCTGCCTTATATAGGTTTGGGCAGACTTTTGCTTTAGACAATTATTGCGATTGTAGTTGTTTTATTGAACGTCAATGTTCATTTTGCAAGAAATAAGACTAAATAACAACACGtctttaatttaatcaatgttTAATTGATCATTTTGGATGAAATTATACTTAACAGAGATAGAAATTTTATTAGAGTCTGGAGATTCActtaggctactttttactcGGTATACTATAACTAGTATAGATTGGTGGGTAAATGGAGAGAAATAaaagagtataatatatttttgaaacgttttattcatttaaaagtgATTTATTGACACAGTGATGACCATAGGTGatgacaaataaaataattgcttatgataataatactgtatatataataatacctactgtAATTTAAGAATCACATAGGTTAAAAAgattatgattaaaataatttaacagtCAATGGTTAATAACCGCCACATAAGTTTGAATAAAACTGGCAAGGACAAGTGCGAATTACAGAAAGAGAGGTTTTTtgttacggtgcatttacattaaacgaacatagagctagagtaagagcattctttcgtgatcttttagtgcaAACGacaactcgtattcagtgttgttcagtattagaacattgcctGTTTACGCTAAATGAATTCGACACActagtggggttagaatgagcattcgctcgtttgatgtaaatgcaccgttatacattattttcttgtcacgggatataaaaataattataaattaaactaatcaAGTAACTGAGATAATCAacattatttgataatattttaaagtctgTTATAAACCGACTCTTGAtgatcatatttattattttaaaaatgtacaaaaggtattttcaatgaaattaCGTAGGAACATGTgcatttattacaaatacaatatgatatgcaataatataatttattgtgtatGTTTAGATACACAAGATTCTAAGCTCTAATGGGCCCTCTACACAATGGGCAACGTTGGCCCAATTGTTTGCCGCCGTTACGGCGAATATTATGAAATGTCATGTACATTATCGGCCAATTATAGACCAACGCTGCGCATCGTGTAGAGCCCATACGCTCTAAGCCCGTAAGCCTTAAAACCTACGTTTATAATGACTAATGAGACAGAAATCCGCGGTATCCTATCTGTTTTTCTCACCGTGAGTACCACGGTCAAATCATTCCAAAATGATGAACGATTATTGTCATTAAATAGCCGACAAAGCACCAATGATATTAGTAGTAAAAAGGTGTAAACAGATTATtagcactccgggagtgcacGTCGAAATGTgggtaaataattttaatacagatGTCTCCTCTTCGCTCATGATAGTTGAATCGTACCATCTCACTTTGACGTCTAATCGTGTGTGCGTAAGTGTGCCGTTTTTGACGATCGAATGTTGTGTTGTAGCCTATCGACacctttttattacaataccaTTGCCTGTAACACTACCAGTGTTACGAGTGCTTATGTGACCACTCATCATCAGGTGTGATGTGGCCCACCTGCCCCTTCGCTTGCTCTGCGAAAGAACATAATGAACTAAAAAAACTCAGTAGAGATAGGATACCGCAATCTTCCTAGTCTTTATAGCTATC
The Colias croceus chromosome 30, ilColCroc2.1 genome window above contains:
- the LOC123704797 gene encoding protein LLP homolog, with protein sequence MAKSIRSKWKRKCRAIKRERYAVKELARLKKMLGVKEEEKVTENEVMESDQVIYFDAAQLKKDKKKKNKKEQEPEEDPDVEMSSDDEKVEVADEKGEKRVFSTKTLKDQNGQYPVWLHKRKIAKLTNSKKKLKRKTKKRK
- the LOC123704791 gene encoding uncharacterized protein LOC123704791 — translated: MSIPLMRRPKQVEKNVEKNNNTISIDTEDYMILTLKNGKKLVVSSDSYHGIITCSNIYKCVICNDEFNLAKDDKENHKRSHNHKQLMILYPHKEDFAENLIRQIESDICYCTICNVVVPTRTLMRHLSAEGHIAELKKAKLRSFTYQPLE
- the LOC123704519 gene encoding uncharacterized protein LOC123704519 → MIAEKTIEGIIKLQNSAFNKDNTQKTEATNQNNDVYKIRRDSFTLISKEHENNVNSNSLSDLTLKYKKLIGNIKKDPAKLEIWSENETTTDTKDKDSIAKTKDNLDIDVNAKDDNPEIIMNETEEKQNDSDESESGDVIEDEEHEAKKITEKEIIQTDATTPEDIFSSKQKDLHGKKTVREEGDKMFVFQSSSEYEEYHDKVNEVMKSGP